The Microbacterium sp. KUDC0406 genome includes a window with the following:
- the qcrB gene encoding cytochrome bc1 complex cytochrome b subunit, with protein MSTATVTEKPSSEKAEKPLGGRFIGATANYIDERTSLSGFVKELGRKIFPDHWSFMLGEIALWSFVVVFLSGTFLTFFFQASMVPTHYTGAYAPMRGIEMSAALESTLHISFDLRGGLLVRQIHHWAALVFVAGIGVHMLRVFFTGAFRKPRELNWVIGFVLFILAMAEGFTGYSLPDDLLSGNGLRIIDGMVKGLPLIGTWTSFLLFGGEFPGSDIVGRLYTLHILLLPLLVIAFVGLHLMLMVINKHTQFAGPARTNENVVGYPMMPVYMSKMGGFLFIVFGTIVLIASLFQINPIWNYGPYDPSPVSAGTQPDWYIGFADGALRLAPSNLDVVFLNHTWSFGILIPVAVLGLFIVLVAIYPFIEAWVTGDKREHHIADRPRNAATRTAIGVAGVIFYAVLWAAASSDLIATHFMLTMEGVIHTLQALLFLGPILGYFITKRICIALQKKDREIVLHGYESGRIVRLPGGEFIEVHEPVDVYDRWKLIDYETYEPLVVRPNAKGRIPWTQNLRSAMSRWFFEDRLQPLTQAQIEEADAHQHHALAEMDATEAAEIAGAHERAGVSDESQVAPATDAPIGETPNTPSSVIATDPVKRPRKKKDEDGE; from the coding sequence TTGAGCACCGCAACCGTTACCGAAAAGCCCTCGTCCGAGAAGGCTGAGAAGCCTCTCGGCGGCCGCTTCATCGGCGCCACCGCGAACTACATCGATGAGCGCACCAGCCTGTCGGGCTTCGTCAAGGAGCTGGGTCGCAAGATCTTCCCCGACCACTGGTCGTTCATGCTGGGTGAGATCGCGCTCTGGAGCTTCGTCGTCGTGTTCCTCTCGGGCACGTTCCTGACGTTCTTCTTCCAGGCCTCGATGGTGCCCACGCACTACACCGGCGCCTACGCTCCGATGCGCGGCATCGAGATGTCGGCAGCGCTCGAGTCGACGCTGCACATCTCCTTCGACCTGCGCGGCGGCCTGCTGGTCCGGCAGATCCACCACTGGGCCGCGCTGGTGTTCGTGGCCGGCATCGGCGTGCACATGCTCCGCGTGTTCTTCACCGGTGCGTTCCGCAAGCCGCGCGAGCTGAACTGGGTGATCGGCTTCGTGCTGTTCATCCTGGCGATGGCCGAGGGCTTCACCGGCTACTCGCTCCCCGACGACCTGCTCTCGGGCAACGGCCTGCGCATCATCGACGGCATGGTCAAGGGCCTTCCCCTGATCGGCACGTGGACCTCGTTCCTGCTGTTCGGCGGTGAGTTCCCCGGCAGCGACATCGTCGGACGCCTGTACACGCTGCACATCCTGCTGCTGCCGCTGCTCGTGATCGCGTTCGTCGGTCTGCACCTGATGCTGATGGTGATCAACAAGCACACGCAGTTCGCTGGCCCCGCCCGCACGAACGAGAACGTCGTCGGCTACCCGATGATGCCGGTCTACATGTCGAAGATGGGCGGCTTCCTGTTCATCGTCTTCGGCACTATCGTGCTGATCGCCTCTCTCTTCCAGATCAACCCGATCTGGAACTACGGCCCGTACGACCCGTCTCCAGTCTCTGCGGGTACCCAGCCCGACTGGTACATCGGCTTCGCCGACGGCGCACTGCGTCTGGCTCCGTCCAACCTCGACGTGGTCTTCCTGAACCACACCTGGTCGTTCGGCATCCTGATCCCGGTCGCGGTGCTCGGACTGTTCATCGTGCTCGTCGCGATCTACCCCTTCATCGAGGCGTGGGTCACCGGTGACAAGCGCGAGCACCACATCGCCGACCGTCCGCGCAACGCGGCGACCCGCACCGCGATCGGCGTCGCCGGCGTGATCTTCTACGCCGTGCTGTGGGCCGCCGCGTCGTCCGACCTCATCGCGACGCACTTCATGCTGACGATGGAGGGTGTCATCCATACCCTGCAGGCGCTGCTCTTCCTCGGACCGATCCTCGGATACTTCATCACGAAGCGCATCTGCATCGCGCTGCAGAAGAAGGATCGCGAGATCGTGCTGCACGGCTACGAGTCGGGTCGTATCGTCCGCCTCCCCGGCGGCGAGTTCATCGAGGTGCACGAGCCCGTCGACGTGTACGACCGCTGGAAGCTCATCGACTACGAGACCTACGAGCCGCTGGTCGTCCGCCCGAACGCGAAGGGTCGCATCCCCTGGACGCAGAACCTGCGTTCGGCGATGTCGCGCTGGTTCTTCGAGGATCGGCTGCAGCCGCTCACCCAGGCGCAGATCGAAGAGGCGGACGCCCACCAGCACCACGCGCTGGCCGAGATGGATGCGACCGAGGCGGCGGAGATCGCGGGAGCGCACGAGCGCGCTGGTGTCTCCGACGAAAGCCAGGTCGCCCCGGCCACGGATGCCCCGATCGGTGAGACTCCGAACACGCCGAGCTCGGTCATCGCGACCGACCCGGTCAAGCGGCCGCGCAAGAAGAAGGACGAGGACGGCGAGTAG
- the ctaD gene encoding aa3-type cytochrome oxidase subunit I: MTTTAEPQTDTPRGRPTTIPARQAALLSSTRVEQKGNIVVKWITSTDHKTIGYMYLIASVLFFLLGGVMALVIRAELFAPGMQIVPTKEQYNQLFTMHGTIMLLMFATPLFAGFANAILPLQIGAPDVAFPRLNAFAFWLFLFGSIIAVAGFLTPQGAASFGWFAYQPLASASFSPGAGGNLWMLGLGMSGFGTILGAVNFITTIITMRAPGMTMWRMPIFSWNTLITSLLILMAFPVLAAAILAAAADRVLGAHIYDPANGGVLLWQHLFWFFGHPEVYIIALPFFGIVSEVFPVFSRKPIFGYKTLVYATISIAALSVAVWAHHMYVTGGVLLPFFALMTMLIAVPTGVKIFNWIGTMWRGSITFETPMVFALGFLVSFVFGGLTGVILASPPLDFHLSDSYFVVAHFHYVVFGTVVFAMFSGFYFWWPKWTGRMLNERLGYIHFWMLFIGFHMTFLVQHWLGVDGMPRRYADYSAYDNWTWENQVSTIGAIILGASMLPFFLNVWITARKAPKVTVNDPWGYGASLEWATSCPPPRHNFTSIPRIRSERPAFDLNHPEAAEHPVAAAAGEAK; this comes from the coding sequence ATGACGACGACTGCAGAACCCCAGACCGATACACCCAGGGGCCGTCCCACGACGATCCCCGCCCGTCAGGCCGCGCTGCTGTCCTCCACCCGCGTGGAGCAGAAGGGCAACATCGTCGTCAAGTGGATCACCTCCACCGACCACAAGACGATCGGGTACATGTACCTGATCGCGTCGGTGCTGTTCTTCCTGCTCGGCGGCGTGATGGCCCTCGTCATCCGCGCGGAGCTGTTCGCGCCCGGCATGCAGATCGTGCCGACGAAGGAGCAGTACAACCAGCTGTTCACGATGCACGGCACGATCATGCTGCTGATGTTCGCGACACCGCTGTTCGCAGGCTTCGCGAACGCGATCCTGCCGCTGCAGATCGGTGCTCCCGACGTCGCCTTCCCGCGCCTGAACGCCTTCGCCTTCTGGCTGTTCCTGTTCGGCTCGATCATCGCCGTCGCCGGCTTCCTCACCCCGCAGGGTGCCGCGTCGTTCGGCTGGTTCGCCTATCAGCCGTTGGCGAGCGCATCGTTCTCGCCGGGCGCCGGCGGAAACCTCTGGATGCTCGGCCTCGGCATGTCCGGTTTCGGCACGATCCTCGGTGCGGTGAACTTCATCACCACGATCATCACGATGCGCGCGCCCGGCATGACCATGTGGCGCATGCCGATCTTCTCGTGGAACACGCTCATCACCAGCCTGCTGATCCTGATGGCGTTCCCGGTGCTCGCAGCAGCGATCCTGGCCGCCGCCGCCGACCGCGTGCTCGGCGCGCACATCTACGATCCGGCCAACGGCGGTGTCCTGCTCTGGCAGCACCTGTTCTGGTTCTTCGGCCACCCCGAGGTGTACATCATCGCGCTGCCGTTCTTCGGCATCGTCTCCGAGGTGTTCCCGGTCTTCAGCCGCAAGCCGATCTTCGGGTACAAGACGCTGGTGTACGCGACCATCTCGATCGCCGCGCTGTCGGTGGCCGTGTGGGCGCACCACATGTACGTCACCGGTGGTGTGCTGCTGCCGTTCTTCGCCCTGATGACCATGCTCATCGCTGTTCCGACAGGCGTGAAGATCTTCAACTGGATCGGCACGATGTGGCGAGGGTCCATCACGTTCGAGACGCCGATGGTGTTCGCGCTGGGCTTCCTGGTGTCGTTCGTCTTCGGTGGCCTGACCGGCGTCATCCTCGCCTCGCCGCCGCTGGACTTCCACCTCAGCGACTCGTACTTCGTCGTGGCCCACTTCCACTACGTGGTGTTCGGAACCGTGGTGTTCGCGATGTTCTCCGGCTTCTACTTCTGGTGGCCGAAGTGGACGGGGCGCATGCTCAACGAGCGCCTCGGCTACATCCACTTCTGGATGCTGTTCATCGGCTTCCACATGACGTTCCTGGTTCAGCACTGGCTGGGCGTTGACGGCATGCCGCGTCGTTACGCGGACTACTCGGCGTACGACAACTGGACGTGGGAGAACCAGGTCTCGACGATCGGTGCGATCATCCTGGGTGCCTCGATGCTGCCGTTCTTCCTGAACGTGTGGATCACGGCGCGCAAGGCTCCGAAGGTCACCGTCAACGACCCGTGGGGTTACGGCGCATCCCTCGAGTGGGCGACCAGCTGCCCGCCGCCGCGTCACAACTTCACGTCGATCCCGCGTATTCGCAGCGAGCGTCCCGCGTTCGACCTGAACCACCCCGAAGCTGCGGAGCACCCTGTTGCCGCCGCGGCAGGAGAGGCGAAGTAA
- the erpA gene encoding iron-sulfur cluster insertion protein ErpA — MSDTTLTETSTRAHGVALTDAAALKVKSLLEQEGRDDLRLRVAVQPGGCSGLIYQLYFDERYLDGDETVDFDGVEVIVDNMSVPYLDGASIDFKDTISEQGFTIDNPNAQGSCACGDSFH, encoded by the coding sequence ATGAGCGACACCACGCTGACCGAGACGAGCACCCGCGCGCACGGCGTCGCGCTGACCGACGCCGCCGCGCTGAAGGTGAAGAGCCTGCTCGAGCAGGAGGGCCGCGACGACCTGCGTCTGCGCGTGGCCGTCCAGCCCGGCGGATGCTCGGGCCTGATCTACCAGCTCTACTTCGACGAGCGGTACCTCGACGGTGACGAGACGGTCGACTTCGACGGCGTCGAGGTCATCGTCGACAACATGAGCGTGCCGTACCTCGACGGCGCCTCGATCGACTTCAAGGACACCATCTCGGAGCAGGGGTTCACCATCGACAACCCCAACGCTCAGGGCTCCTGCGCCTGTGGCGACAGCTTCCACTGA
- a CDS encoding rhodanese-like domain-containing protein produces MDRTDYFTAKLAFETDPSDVYTAQKAGEQAVIVDVRSAEAWAQGRVAGAVHMHYSEIADRAPREIPAGSAVVVYCWSPGCNAGAKGALEFAKLGYEVREMIGGFEYWVREGFPIENADGVHRRPIDPNTNVPRIRTRA; encoded by the coding sequence ATGGATCGCACTGACTACTTCACCGCCAAGCTCGCCTTCGAGACCGACCCCAGTGACGTGTACACCGCCCAGAAGGCCGGAGAGCAGGCGGTGATCGTCGACGTCCGTTCGGCTGAGGCGTGGGCGCAGGGCCGCGTCGCCGGCGCCGTGCACATGCATTACAGCGAGATCGCGGATCGTGCTCCGAGGGAGATCCCCGCCGGCAGTGCCGTGGTCGTCTACTGCTGGAGCCCCGGATGCAACGCCGGCGCCAAGGGGGCGCTCGAGTTCGCGAAGCTGGGCTACGAGGTGCGCGAGATGATCGGCGGCTTCGAGTACTGGGTTCGCGAGGGCTTCCCGATCGAGAACGCCGACGGCGTGCACCGCCGCCCCATCGACCCGAACACCAACGTCCCCCGCATCCGAACCCGCGCCTGA
- a CDS encoding cytochrome c oxidase subunit 4 — translation MRSNVVLWWIITVFFLITAGVYVGWNLIAESHVEWVGAVALLFVAFMGAMIALYLHRTYKAQGGELPEDILTADIDDGDPELGEFSPWSWWPLVLAGSASIFMIGLAVGHFLLPIGLAIFVVAIVGWVYEYYRGHFAR, via the coding sequence ATGCGCTCCAATGTCGTCCTGTGGTGGATCATCACCGTCTTCTTCCTGATCACGGCCGGTGTGTACGTGGGCTGGAACCTCATCGCCGAGAGCCACGTCGAGTGGGTCGGAGCTGTCGCGCTGCTCTTCGTCGCCTTCATGGGTGCGATGATCGCGCTCTACCTGCACCGCACCTACAAGGCGCAGGGCGGTGAGCTGCCGGAGGACATCCTCACGGCGGACATCGACGACGGCGACCCCGAGCTCGGCGAGTTCAGCCCCTGGTCCTGGTGGCCGCTGGTGCTGGCCGGGTCGGCGTCGATCTTCATGATCGGCCTCGCCGTCGGACACTTCCTGCTGCCGATCGGACTTGCGATCTTCGTGGTCGCGATCGTCGGATGGGTCTACGAGTACTACCGCGGACACTTCGCGCGCTGA
- the nrdR gene encoding transcriptional regulator NrdR, whose translation MHCPFCRHPDSRVIDSRTSDDGLSIRRRRQCPECGGRFTTTETASLAVIKRSGVIEPFSRDKVISGVRKACQGRPVTEADLAILAQRVEEAVRQTGVSQLDTNEIGLAILGPLRELDEVAFLRFASVYQAFDSLEDFETAIGELRADREIAAADDR comes from the coding sequence ATGCACTGCCCCTTCTGCCGGCATCCGGACTCCCGCGTGATCGATTCGCGCACCAGCGACGACGGCCTGTCGATCCGCCGCAGACGCCAGTGCCCCGAGTGCGGTGGCAGGTTCACCACGACCGAGACCGCGAGCCTCGCGGTGATCAAGAGGTCCGGTGTGATCGAGCCGTTCAGCCGCGACAAGGTCATCAGCGGCGTGCGGAAGGCGTGCCAGGGCCGTCCGGTGACCGAGGCCGACCTGGCGATCCTCGCGCAGCGCGTCGAGGAGGCGGTCCGTCAGACCGGTGTCTCGCAGCTGGACACGAACGAGATCGGGCTGGCCATCCTCGGACCGCTTCGTGAGCTCGACGAGGTGGCGTTCCTTCGCTTCGCGAGCGTCTATCAGGCGTTCGACTCGCTCGAGGACTTCGAGACCGCCATCGGCGAGCTCCGCGCCGACCGTGAGATCGCCGCTGCCGACGACCGGTAA
- a CDS encoding His/Gly/Thr/Pro-type tRNA ligase C-terminal domain-containing protein: protein MQVALVPVDPRRHADAAELVRARLAEAGIRVRLLDRGTLGSRVARAHALPAPYVGVIGDRETAAGNLAVNGRTVDLDAFVAELRAEIDDRTACSPSSAPTPVR, encoded by the coding sequence GTGCAGGTCGCGCTCGTGCCCGTCGATCCACGCCGGCATGCGGATGCCGCGGAGCTGGTCCGCGCGCGTCTGGCTGAGGCCGGCATCCGCGTTCGGCTCCTCGACCGGGGCACCCTCGGATCTCGCGTTGCTCGCGCGCATGCTCTTCCGGCGCCGTATGTCGGCGTCATCGGCGATCGCGAGACCGCCGCCGGGAACCTGGCTGTGAACGGCCGGACCGTGGACCTCGACGCCTTCGTCGCGGAGCTGCGCGCGGAGATCGACGACCGGACTGCGTGCAGCCCGTCTTCGGCGCCGACCCCCGTGCGCTGA
- the ctaE gene encoding aa3-type cytochrome oxidase subunit III codes for MTTSATYAPAARTIKRPNPVAVGTIVWLGSEVMFFAGLFAIYFTLRSTSPELWGERTEMLNVPYAFVNTLILVFSSFTCQMGVFAAEDLQPYRLAKGQLNAAGRRRLFGWGMVEWFWVTFVLGAIFVSGQVWEYAQLTMEGMPISADSYGSAFYLTTGFHALHVTGGLIAFLLVIGRAYAVKNFGHKEATSSIVVSYYWHFVDVVWIVLFIVIYFLK; via the coding sequence GTGACCACCTCAGCGACCTATGCCCCGGCAGCAAGAACCATCAAGCGGCCAAATCCGGTAGCTGTCGGCACCATCGTGTGGCTCGGCAGTGAAGTCATGTTCTTCGCGGGACTCTTCGCGATCTACTTCACTCTCCGCAGCACCTCACCCGAACTCTGGGGTGAGCGCACCGAGATGCTGAACGTGCCCTACGCGTTCGTCAACACACTGATCCTGGTGTTCTCGTCGTTCACCTGCCAGATGGGCGTGTTCGCGGCCGAGGACCTGCAGCCCTACCGGCTCGCGAAGGGCCAGCTGAACGCGGCCGGCCGTCGCCGCCTGTTCGGCTGGGGCATGGTCGAGTGGTTCTGGGTCACCTTCGTCCTGGGTGCGATCTTCGTGTCGGGCCAGGTCTGGGAGTACGCGCAGCTGACCATGGAGGGCATGCCGATCTCGGCCGACTCCTACGGCTCGGCCTTCTACCTCACCACCGGTTTCCACGCCCTGCACGTCACCGGCGGCCTCATCGCGTTCCTGCTCGTCATCGGACGCGCGTACGCGGTCAAGAACTTCGGGCACAAGGAGGCGACCTCCTCGATCGTCGTGTCGTACTACTGGCACTTCGTCGACGTCGTCTGGATCGTGCTGTTCATCGTCATCTACTTCCTGAAGTGA
- the ctaC gene encoding aa3-type cytochrome oxidase subunit II, producing MPSKRRLRWVAIPLGIATAVALAGCSPTELHGFLPGFVEDGTAATNQTDRVASLWVNSWIVLLAVGVITWGLMGWALAVYRRRKGQTGLPVQLRYNMPIEILYTVIPLIFILGMFFFTARDQTSIETQWDDPDVEITAIAKQWAWDFQYDGDEKDNSDAVWTMGVQAQPDDNGDIDRDKLPTLVLPVDQKVKIDLQSRDVIHSFWIIDFLYKKDMYIGKDNSWSFIPTRVGEYDGKCAELCGEYHSMMLFNVKVVSQADYEKYLDELRDKGNTGDITDAYDRLSNLPGTGSNSGAKEEE from the coding sequence GTGCCTTCGAAACGCCGCCTTCGTTGGGTCGCGATCCCGCTGGGAATCGCGACAGCTGTGGCTCTGGCGGGATGTTCTCCCACCGAGCTCCATGGCTTCCTCCCGGGCTTCGTAGAGGACGGCACCGCCGCCACGAACCAGACCGACAGGGTCGCCTCCCTGTGGGTGAACTCCTGGATCGTCCTGCTGGCCGTCGGTGTCATCACCTGGGGCCTGATGGGCTGGGCGCTGGCGGTCTACCGCCGCCGCAAGGGCCAGACCGGCCTGCCGGTGCAGCTGCGCTACAACATGCCGATCGAGATCCTCTACACGGTGATCCCGCTCATCTTCATCCTGGGCATGTTCTTCTTCACCGCGCGTGACCAGACCTCGATCGAGACGCAGTGGGACGACCCCGACGTCGAGATCACGGCGATCGCCAAGCAGTGGGCGTGGGACTTCCAGTACGACGGCGACGAGAAGGACAACTCCGACGCCGTCTGGACCATGGGCGTGCAGGCGCAGCCCGACGACAACGGCGACATCGACCGCGACAAGCTGCCCACGCTGGTGCTGCCGGTCGACCAGAAGGTCAAGATCGACCTTCAGTCGCGCGACGTGATCCACTCCTTCTGGATCATCGACTTCCTGTACAAGAAGGACATGTACATCGGCAAGGACAATTCGTGGTCCTTCATCCCGACCCGCGTCGGCGAGTACGACGGCAAGTGCGCCGAGCTGTGCGGTGAGTACCACTCGATGATGCTCTTCAACGTCAAGGTCGTGTCCCAGGCGGACTACGAGAAGTACCTCGACGAGCTGCGTGACAAGGGCAACACCGGTGACATCACCGATGCCTACGATCGTCTGTCCAACCTTCCGGGCACCGGATCGAACTCGGGCGCGAAGGAAGAGGAGTAA
- the qcrC gene encoding cytochrome bc1 complex diheme cytochrome c subunit, giving the protein MVREKKRRSRGRRSPFAAIALIGAGLLITGGVYAGASAAMAATDAKTQASAELTVDDGQKLFQANCATCHGMNLEGTGDGPTLIGVGELAVEFQMSTGRMPLQMQGPQAPQKHPQFSEEQIRAVAAYVQSVAPGPTFPKDEILDGKGDVAHGAELFRINCAMCHNVAAAGGALTEGKYAPALTSTSALHMYAAMVTGPQNMPVFGDMNLSDEDKRDIISALLFQQDAVQIGGFTLGSLGPVSEGLFIWIFGIGALVALTVWITAKSN; this is encoded by the coding sequence ATGGTACGAGAGAAGAAGCGTCGCTCACGCGGCCGTCGCAGCCCGTTCGCCGCCATCGCGCTGATCGGCGCCGGCCTGCTGATCACCGGTGGCGTGTACGCCGGAGCATCCGCGGCCATGGCCGCGACGGACGCCAAGACGCAGGCCTCGGCTGAGCTCACCGTCGACGACGGCCAGAAGCTGTTCCAGGCGAACTGCGCCACCTGCCACGGCATGAACCTCGAGGGCACCGGCGACGGCCCGACGCTGATCGGCGTCGGCGAGCTGGCCGTCGAGTTCCAGATGTCCACCGGTCGCATGCCGCTGCAGATGCAGGGCCCGCAGGCGCCGCAGAAGCACCCGCAGTTCAGCGAGGAGCAGATCCGCGCGGTCGCCGCCTACGTGCAGTCCGTGGCCCCCGGCCCGACCTTCCCGAAGGACGAGATCCTCGACGGCAAGGGCGATGTCGCGCACGGCGCCGAGCTGTTCCGCATCAACTGCGCGATGTGCCACAACGTCGCCGCGGCCGGAGGCGCGCTCACCGAGGGCAAGTACGCGCCCGCTCTGACCTCCACCAGCGCCCTGCACATGTACGCGGCCATGGTCACGGGTCCGCAGAACATGCCGGTGTTCGGCGACATGAACCTCTCCGACGAGGACAAGCGCGACATCATCTCGGCGCTGCTGTTCCAGCAGGACGCGGTGCAGATCGGCGGCTTCACGCTCGGTTCGCTGGGCCCCGTGTCCGAGGGCCTGTTCATCTGGATCTTCGGGATCGGCGCCCTCGTCGCGCTGACCGTGTGGATCACGGCGAAGTCCAACTGA
- a CDS encoding DUF3043 domain-containing protein codes for MCPLPLPASDDAPETPAVGKGRATPKRSEQEAARRRPLVADTKEARAAAKADLQARRDRARLGMERGEDKYLPARDKGPQRRWVRDYVDAGWHLSEWVMAMMIVVIVAALMPIATIAYGAMIALWIFMLLAVLDMVLLAWRVKRKAAAKFGKERLERGLGWYAAMRSLQMRFMRLPKAQVKRGQYPA; via the coding sequence CTGTGCCCGCTTCCACTCCCCGCCAGCGACGACGCACCCGAGACGCCCGCCGTCGGCAAGGGCCGCGCCACCCCGAAGCGCTCCGAGCAGGAGGCCGCCCGACGTCGTCCCCTCGTCGCTGACACGAAAGAGGCCCGCGCCGCGGCGAAGGCCGACCTGCAGGCGCGCCGCGACCGCGCTCGCCTCGGCATGGAGCGGGGCGAGGACAAGTACCTTCCGGCCCGTGACAAGGGACCGCAGCGTCGCTGGGTGCGCGACTACGTCGACGCCGGCTGGCACCTCAGCGAGTGGGTGATGGCGATGATGATCGTCGTGATCGTGGCGGCGCTGATGCCGATCGCCACGATCGCCTACGGTGCGATGATCGCGCTCTGGATCTTCATGCTCCTCGCCGTGCTCGACATGGTCCTGCTCGCGTGGCGCGTCAAGCGGAAGGCCGCGGCGAAGTTCGGCAAGGAGCGCCTCGAGCGCGGCCTCGGCTGGTACGCCGCGATGCGCTCCCTGCAGATGCGCTTCATGCGCCTGCCAAAGGCTCAGGTCAAGCGCGGTCAGTACCCCGCCTGA
- the qcrA gene encoding cytochrome bc1 complex Rieske iron-sulfur subunit — MAHDDDTQALDRAYQPSPGLGVAVSDPVHNPGLPQHRERMTDKDPKAEKAAVRTVYTLFYLSLAGSIWAVAAYMLFPIESGALVDIRYNNLFIGLGIALALLAIGLGAIHWSKALMSDKEFIEYRHPTRGRDSTREASIKAFADANEESGFGRRVMIRNSMIAAVVASIIPGVTLFRGLAPHSTPDDPDAGDPVALLKQTMWDKGVKLVRDPDGTPIRAADVTLGSAVHVIPEGLTELGHDGGMLEEKAKAIVLLMRLRPEQLIESDDRKDWSYNGIVAYSKVCTHVGCPVALYEQQTHHLLCPCHQSQFDVTEHAKVIFGPAARPLPQLPIMVDDEGYLVAQSDFHEPVGPSFWERH, encoded by the coding sequence ATGGCACACGACGACGACACGCAGGCTCTCGACAGGGCCTACCAGCCCTCGCCGGGGCTGGGCGTCGCAGTCAGCGATCCCGTGCACAACCCCGGTCTTCCGCAGCATCGCGAGCGGATGACGGACAAGGACCCGAAGGCCGAGAAGGCCGCGGTCCGCACGGTCTACACCCTCTTCTACCTCTCGCTCGCGGGCAGCATCTGGGCGGTCGCCGCCTACATGCTGTTCCCGATCGAGAGCGGCGCGCTGGTCGACATCAGGTACAACAACCTGTTCATCGGTCTCGGCATCGCGCTGGCCCTGCTCGCCATCGGCCTCGGCGCCATCCACTGGTCCAAGGCCCTGATGAGCGACAAGGAGTTCATCGAGTACCGGCATCCCACCCGCGGCCGCGACTCGACGCGTGAGGCGTCGATCAAGGCGTTCGCCGACGCGAACGAGGAGTCCGGCTTCGGCCGCCGGGTGATGATCCGCAACTCGATGATCGCCGCTGTCGTGGCCTCGATCATCCCGGGCGTCACGCTGTTCCGCGGTCTCGCTCCGCACTCGACGCCGGACGACCCCGACGCGGGCGACCCTGTGGCGCTGCTGAAGCAGACCATGTGGGACAAGGGCGTCAAGCTGGTCCGCGATCCGGACGGCACGCCCATCCGCGCGGCGGACGTCACGCTCGGCTCGGCCGTGCACGTCATCCCCGAGGGCCTCACCGAACTCGGCCACGACGGCGGGATGCTCGAGGAGAAGGCCAAGGCGATCGTCCTGCTGATGCGCCTGCGCCCCGAGCAGCTCATCGAGAGCGACGACCGCAAGGACTGGTCCTACAACGGCATCGTCGCCTACTCCAAGGTGTGCACGCACGTCGGCTGCCCGGTGGCGCTGTACGAGCAGCAGACCCACCACCTGCTCTGCCCGTGCCACCAGTCGCAGTTCGACGTGACCGAGCACGCCAAGGTCATCTTCGGACCTGCTGCGCGGCCGCTGCCCCAGCTGCCGATCATGGTCGACGACGAGGGCTACCTCGTCGCGCAGAGCGATTTCCACGAACCCGTCGGTCCGAGCTTCTGGGAGCGTCATTGA